The sequence TCGTCAGGTAGTACATTTATCGCAAAATGGGCATTGCCAATTTGATAAAATCCCGGATCTTGTGTATCAGTAAGTTTTATAAGATACCGAGTATCACTACCACTCTCGGCCTTAAATGGAACTTCAAAATATTCCCTTTTGGGAGTAGTAATTTTAACCGGAGAAAGTGTTGGGGCAGGCAGAAGTATTGTATCTCCGATTTTATAAATATATCCTAATTGATTTTGAGCTAAAACAGAAAAAATTCGATGCATAAGTGCCGGGAATGGCGCCTTGAAAACAAAATTGGTATATTCCGGGCTAAATTTTGCTGTAGAGATTATAACCCTCCCGTTATTTAGAGATATTAAAAAAGGTTTACCAGAAGAAAAGTAGGCTAAAACATTTTGAGCTGGACTACTATCCAGGGCCCAGTAGGAATAAAATTTAGCGTCGTTAAGGGTTGCTGATTTAAAAATTTGAGTTATTGGATGTAAGGTATCAATCCGAGAGATATATACAAACCCACCAGATAAGCCAGTATGAAGATAGCCAAAGCCATTAAAGTTTAATCCTAAGCTCTTCCACCATTCAGTTTTACTTTCACCAAAACAACTGATAAACAGGGCACCGCCTCCTAAAAGATAGTTTTTAATTCTCGTTAGTTCTTGGGATGAAAAATCTTGGGGAAAACTAAGGGCAATTACTGAATATTGTCCGAGATTCTCCTTGACTAATTCCTGAGGAGTAATTGAAGTTATCTCAAAATAACTAGCAAGTGACAGTTTTAGATAGTAAAAATCGTTATCGGATTTACCCACTAAAAGCACCCGAGGTTTCGGCATAATCGGCCAAAGATAAAAGTACCTATCATCCGGAGCTAATGAATCACGATTTAGAGCAACTCGCAGTTTATAAGTGCCGGGCTTATTAAGGGTGATATTAAAAGATAAATTCTTTGTCTCAAAACTACCCAAATTAATTTGGGTTTGCTCCTCGAACAATAAACTTTCACTGGTTAATCGGTGGTTTGTGGTGAAATCTTGGTGGTTTAGCAAAAGATTTACGGTACGTTGAGTTGGTTCATCAGAATAATTTTTAATTTTGACTGTTAGGGTAACCTGCATATCAAGACTTGGTAGGGGTGGCGTTAAATATACTTCCTCAATACCAACATTTCTTGGATTTTTTTCACCAACATCAATAATTATGATAGTTAAGTCATCAAAAAACGGAAACTCTCGAGACAAATTAAGTCTTGTGGTTTGATTAGAAAGAAGATCTATAAGTTCGCCAACTGCGCGCTGTTGGAGGTCGGTTATAATATAGAGTTCTTTACTAGAATAAATTGCGTTCTTTAGCACAAATAGCGCTTTATAGAATGCAGGGGCTAAAGTATTATGGCAGTAGGTAGGTTTTATCGAATCAATAATTAAGTTAAGTTTTTTAGGATCTGAGACAAACCCGCTATTTATATAAAGAGAGCTAGTAATTATTGCCAGTTCGGAACTTCGGGTCGTTTGGTTAGCGATCGTTTGTAACTCGTCTTTGGCTCGACTAAAAACATTTTTATAACGCATACTATAAGAATCATCTAAAATCACCACACGGCTGACGCTGTGTTTTTTAAATCCCAAGGCTTTTAACAGATACGGCCGAGCTAAAGAAAGTACTAGAAACAAAATAAACATGGTGCGAACAACCAAAAGTAATATTTCTTTCAGTTGGATTACATTAAATCTTTTACGTTCTACTGAGGTAAGAAAATATAGAGATGAATAGTCAATGGTCCGTAGCCGCATTCGATGGATTAAATGAAGTAAAATAGGGATTAACACCAAGGGTAAGAGTAATAAAAATTTTGGGGCGCCGAAGTGCATGGCTTAACCTAGTCGGCTACGCTTTTGTAAGTATTCTAATAAACTACGGTCTAACGGCATATCGGTGGTGATTTGTAAATAATCGATTAGATGCTCGCGGCACTCCTGTTTAAAACCTGAAAAATAATCAATTACAGCCTTTTGATAGTCTTTTCTAATAATGCGTGGATCGATTCGAATGGTTGAGCCGGTTTCTAGGTCTTTTAAAATTACTGGTTCATTGTATGCTAGTTTTAATTCATTTGGATCTAAAATGTGAAATACCAATACCTCGTGTTTTTTATGCCTAAAGTGCTTTAAGGCTGAAAGCACGGCATTTTTGTCATCTAAAAGATCTGAGATAATTATCACTAGCCCCCGTCGTTTAATTTTTTCGGCTAGTTCGTGAAAAGTATTAGCTAAGTTGGTATCGCCGCCGGGTGTAATTTTATCAATGGTCTGAAGGAGAGCATTTAGGTGGTCTGGTTTACTACGGGGAGGCAAATATTTATTGATTTTGGAGGTAAAGACTACCAGTCCGACTGAGTCGCGTTGTTTGATAAGTAAATAAGCAAGACTTGCGGCCAGAAATTGGGCATAGTTTAATTTGGAAATACCATTTGATCCATACTGCATAGAACCCGAGGCATCAATTAAAAGGTAAGCCTTAAGATTGGTCTCTTCGACGAATTCTTTCACATAGAATCGGTCGGTCTTAGCGTAAACTTTCCAGTCAATCCGTTTTAACTCGTCACCGGGCTGATAAGCGCGATATTCGGCAAATTCTTGAGCATACCCCTTATACGTACTGCGATGGAGACCAGCTAAAAATCCTTCAACTACTAGTCGAGCTTTAAGCTCAATGGTTTTTAACTTAACAATAACCTCTGGTTGCAGGAATCTCCGATAATTTTCCATTGAGTATTTTATTTAGACTTTGCCCAAAACTCTTTCAGTTTTGCTTGACAATTGCCGCAAAATCTTTCTGACTTCAAATCTAGTTCTAAAATAGTTTCAGCTGGATGCATTACACAATCTTCTTCTGGACATTTGTTTAAGTTAAAAAGAAATCCTAAGTAGTAAATAGCTGCTTTGGTGATGCGCGAATAATAAGTCCTTATGTCTTCTAACATTTTATAAAACCCGGGATTAAGGCGGGTTAAAGAAATTAATGCCACCATCCTTTCGGGGTCAGTGGCGCCAAATACATAGTCGTGCCGATCATTATATAAGTCAACATCAGTTATACCTAATGTCCGTGCTGAAAAATTTAAACTTGTCAGAGCATCTAAAAAGGAATTAGCTCGGTATTGGCCGCGATACTGATTTAGGGCCAACCGGGGAATCGCCTGACTTTCTTTAATCCTTATTGTGGAATTGTAGGCAAAATTAAGTTCCTGGGAAAGATGGTTAATAATCGCGGAATCAATATGCCTAAAAGGTACAATTATTATCTCATTTGACATAGAGCTCTTTCCTTCTCTAGAAAGACAAAGATATTTTACAAACACTATATCTGATTGTCAATCAACTTGAAATTTCTTGTTCTCAAAAATGTGCATCTTAAAATTGCATCAACCGGGTATAATCATCAGTGGCTTGGCCTAAACCCTTCAGGGTTATATATGAATGACAAATTCGGTATCGAGTACGGTCCGGGGACGGCCCAGGGATTCTAGGGATCGAAATCCCAATAATTATTGTCTGATTTCTGGATTGGAGAAAAAGAATTATTCAATGGTATATAAAAACCTATCTTACCATAAAACTTTTAAAACTGACGGGAATATTTTAACATTAAAGATCGCATAAGTTTGAACAAAAGATATTTTAATAGTCGTGGTCGAGGTTCGATCAAGCAAGAAATTTTCTAGCGCTAGTTCGAAAATGCTTATCGGCAGACTTGACAAATTTTTGTTTTCGGCATATAGTAGTATGCGCGATTATGAACAACAAAGAAATCAGACGAGAACAGATCTTAAAAGCGGCAACCGAAGTTTTTGCGCGCTACGGACTTTCCAAAACCACAATTGAAGATATTGCCAAAGAGGCCGGGGTTGGCAAAAGTTCCATCTATTACTATTTTGAAAATAAGGATGAAATTTTTAAGGCGGTAATTGAAGAACAAGTGCGCGCGGTTCAAGAGAAAATCAAAAATGCCATTGAAAATGTGTCTGATCCGGTCGACAAGTTAAAGACTTTCGCTATTACCCGCATGAAATGCTTCCGAGAGGTCGCCCATGTCTATGAGCATGTGTTTAAAGAGGAGTATCTAAAACACTATGAATATATTCAAAATATTCGAAAATCTTACGATGAAGCTGAACTCCAATTACTTAAGCAAATCCTTGCTGAGGGAGTAGAAAAAGGGGTGTTTAAGATTAAAGATTTAGACCTGGTAAGCTTTGTTATCATGGTGGGAATTAAAGGGTTAGAATATGAATGGGCAACAATACCCGAAGCTCAAAAAATCGAAGAAGATAGCGAAAAGCTCTTCGAAATTCTCTTGCACGGAATTTTAAAATAAAATTTTAAACCGATTAAAATCCCCCATCTTTTTTGACTGTAAAAACTAAATATTTTTTATTGGGGCCCAACACAGATAAATCGAACTTTTGGTTTTCACTAAAACATTTAATTAAAAAAAGATTGACACAAACGAAATTTTTGTTATAATTAGAATATATGAACAAATTATTTGAATTGTCCAATAATAGGCAACCATGACCTTAAAGAAAAATTTTTTACTTACTTTTAGAATATTAAAAGAAAACATTCTAAAGTTCAAAAATAAGGGTGTGTGATGGTTCGGCGGTGGAGTAAATTAGTGGTTGTTTTGGCGGTTTTGGTGACTTTGGTCATGGGTGTGTTTCTTAAAGATATCAAAATAAATTCCAATCTGAGTGGATATCTGCCTAGAGGTGATTCTTTAGTGATGCTTTTTAATTATATCGGTAACGAATATCGGGGAAATTACTTAGCGATTGCAGCAATTGAGGCCGACGACGTATTTCGTAACGAAATTCTCAAGCAAATTAATATTATTAGTCAAAAGTTAAAAACCCAAGAAGGTGTGGCTGGGGTCTTAAGCTTAACGAATATTACTGATATTAAAAAGACCCCAGAAGGTATTGAGGTCGGAAATATTGTTAATGAAAATAGACTTCCCGAAACTGAATCCGAACTTTTAGCATTTAAACACTATGTGTTATCTAAGGAACTTTACCGAGGACATATTGTTTCGGCAGATGCCCGCTCGACATTAATAGTTATTCGGCTTTGGGAAGATGTTGACCAAATAAAAGTTTTATCCCAAATCAAATCAATTATTAATGAACATACACCTCGCACGCGGGTATATTTTGCCGGATTGCCGTTTCAGGTTTTAGAAATTAACCGTCTAATTCGAAAAGATCTTTTGCTTTTGGTCCCATTGGTGGCATTGGTAATTGCTGGTGTGTTATTTATAAACTTTCGCACACTGGCTGGAGTTTTGATTCCATTAATTACGGTTGGGGTCGGAATTATTGTTACCTTGGGGCTTATGAGTATCTTTAAGGTCCCTTTAACAATTATTTCTAATATTATCCCAGTGGTGCTATTCACTGTGGGCAGTGCGTATAGCATCCATGTACTAGCCAAACTGAATGAAATTTTATCACCAGAAGAAACTTTTTTGGCCCTCAAGGGAGTAATAAAACCGGTAACACTTTCGGCAATTACTACGGCGATCGGTTTTCTAGCGTTTATCTTCGGCTCTTATCTACCAATTATTCGTGACTTTGGAATTTTTAGCGCCTTAGGAACTTTAATTCTCTGTGGTCTTTCTTTGACCTTAACACCAGCCCTATGGGTTTTGTTTAATAAATCACATCGTGTAATTAAAAGTCCAACCGAAACTACTTCTTTAAAAATATGGCGAAATAGTTTTCATTTTATTTTAAAAAGAAAACGAGTTGTGGCTTTCGGTGTTATATTAACAGTTCTTGTTTGTGGATTTTATATTTCTAAAATTACTCGAGCTTCGGATTTTATCACGTACTTTAGACCTAAAACTCAGATTCGAATTGCTGACCAGTTTATGAACCAAACATTCGGCGGCTCGATTCCTCTACAAATTTTAGTCCGCGGTGATATTTTATCACCTGAGGTACTCACACGAATAAAAGCACTTTCGGATTCTTTAATGACCATAGAAAATCTTTCTCGACCACAATCGATAGTTGATTTAATAAAAGAAGCAAGTTATGCGATTGGCGAAGAAAAAGAGATACCGGATAGTAAGGACAAAATCGCTAATTTATGGTTTCTGCTCGAAGGTGAAGAACTTACCGCTCAAATGGTTAGTCCTAGATGTGATGAAGCAATAATTACAGTAATGGTTACAGGTCTTAATAATTATCAACGAAAAGCCATAATTAACCGCATACAGCACTTTATCGACCAACTGAAAAGCAAAGAAATTGATTTTTACATTATCGGTTCTCCATTAATTTATGATAAATTAGACAGGTCCTTAATCAAAAGTCAAATTCAAAGTATTTTTATTGCTACGGTACTATTACTTATTATCCTCAGTTTACTTACTCGTTCATTCATAAAAGGACTTGGGGGAATTATACCTATCATTTTAACATTAGTAGTGCTTTTAGGTTTTATGGGTATTGTAAAAATTCCTTTAGATATCGCAACAGTGCTTGTGGCTAGTATTTCTTTAGGAATTGGCATTGATTACGTAATTCATTTTCTTGCTCGTTACGAGAAAGAGTTAAAAAACAATTTATCGCCATATAATGCTGTAATAAACACCACAGAAAGTGCTGGTTGGGCAATATTGGTAAATGTGCTTTCAGTTACCTTAGGCTTCTTAGTATTAATTTTTGCGCAACTTATCCCCTTGGCACGGTTCGGCGTTCTTTTAGCAGTTACCATGCTATGTGCTGGGCTTAGTAGTTTAAATATTCTGCCATTAATAATCCTAAAAATCTATCAGAGAGGAGGTAAAACATGAAGCTACCAATAAAATTTTTAATGTTAGGATTTTTAATAATAACTAATATTACACTTTACAGTAAAGATTTAACGGCCGAGGAAATCCTTTATCGTATCGATGCTTGCTTGAATGCTCCCCATGACCAACAAATGAAAATGAAACTTATTATTGAAGAAAACAGTCGAGCTGAAAGCAGCGAAGTTTTTATCATTCAAAAAGGCACCGAAAAACGACTTGGGAAATTTCTTGCCCCCGCGACCAAAAAAGGTATTGGTTTTCTCTGTCTTCCGAATAATGTGACCTATGTTTACCTCCCGGCATATAAGAAAGTTCGAAGAATCGCTTCTCAAGTTAAAAATACGAAATTCGCCGGGACCGATTTTACCTATGAGGACCTAGAAAACAAACGATATGCCTTGAGTTGGCAAGCCCAGATCTTAAAACATGATAGTGGATATTATTATTTAGAACTTACCCCAAAGAAGAATACGGTGACTTTTTATAGCAAATTGGTTCTTGTAGTCAATACTCAAAATTACTATCCGGTTGAAATTGATTATTACGACAAAAGTGGTCGACTTTATAAAAAAATGCGAGCAACTAAACTAGAAAATATCGGCGGGTTCTGGGTGGCTAAAGAGTCGGTAATGGAGGATTTTCTTACCAAACGCAAGACGAAGATGGTTCTTGAGGATGTTAAATTTAACATCGGGATTTCTGACGACAAGTTTACAGAACGCTATTTAGCTCAATAGGAGAGGAAAATGAAGAGATATAAAATTACGATTTTATTACTAATAGTAACTGGTTCCCTAAATTACGCCCAAATTAACTGGAATGGGTATTTACTACTCGATAACCGTATGCGCGTAACTGACCTAAACTATTCTTGTGAAGAACTGCGTCTGGCGTTATCTTCCGAATACCAACCTACGGATCGGTTGAAGTTTTTGTCTGAATTTTGGCTAAGGACCTCTGATCCTCTGGCTAGTAATAGTAGAGACTTAACCTCGGTTAGTAAAATTTTGCCAGTCAAATTAGTTCTAAGAGAAGCTTATTTTAATCTGCGATCATTTCCATTAGAGAATTTTGATTTAAGTATTGGTAAGCAGTTAATTCCCTGGGGTGTGGCTACGCGATTTTCACCTACCGATAATCTTAATCCTATGTACTTAGAAGACATTTGGGATTTTTCATCTCGTCTCGCGGTAACTAGCCTTAAAGTATCTTACTATCACCAAATTTTTTTATTACAGGGAGTTTATATGCCCTATTTCACACCTGCGGTGCTACCTAAGATTAAAACAACCAGGTTGGAAAATTTACCGACGATGTTTAACTATCGTAACATATCTGATACTTTGATCATGCCAGAGCATAAACCTCAAGAAACTCAAAGTTTTGGTATGCGGGTTAAAACGACGATTTTTAATTATGACTTGGCGATTAGTTATCTTAATGGCCGTTACGATATACCTTTTCCGAAACGTATGGTATTTAGCCCAGCATCGTCTCCTGGTGAGGTCGACTTAAAGACCGAACTTTATTTTCCTAAAAGGCATATTTTCGGTTGCGAGCTTACCGGGACGGTTAAGAATTGTGGTATTTGGGCCGAAGCGGCAATGTATCTACCAGAAAAAATTAACCTTACCTCAGACTTAACCCAATTAGGCTTAGGTACTTTTGATAGTATAATACTCAATAATACTCCCTATTTTCTCTATGTTTTAGGTCTTGACTATACATTTACCTCGGGTTTATATCTTAATTATGAATATTTTCATGGGTTTCTTTCAGAGCACGGCAAGGATAATCTTAATAATTATATGGCGTTTACGATAGAATATAAAACATTAAATGAAAAACTAAAAATCTATCCCTTAAATACCATTTTAACCGTGAACAATTGGCGTAGTATTAAAGATAGTTACGGGCTAGTCCTAATGCCTGAAGTTAGTTATTATCCAATAACAGATCTCGAGTTTACCTTGGGTTATCGATTTATTTACAGCAAGGCAAATGCTGCCTTTAAGCATCTCAGCAACCAAGACGAGGTTTATCTTAAATTCAAGTATAACTTTTAGTCTTATTGATGTTGATTTTTATCATAACCTTACTTTTGGGGATATCAGCCAACGAATCTACTAGTCAGTTAATCGAACAGGCAATTATGCTTTATGATACCAGGCATCAAAATAGCATCAACTTAAACCGAAGTAGAGAACTTTTAGAATCAATCCTTATGGCCGAACCTAATAATCCGGTAGCAATTTATCGGCTGAGTCAGGTTTATTTTACTTTAGGTGAATATGCCAAAAGCAAGAAAGAAAAGCTATTCTGGTATGAGAAGGGTGCCAACTTAGCTAAACGGACGATAACAATTGATTCTAATTTAGTGTGGGGACATTTTTGGTATGTGGCAAATTTAGGTCAGGCTACAAAGCTAAAAGGTATCTTCTCGGGTCTTAGTGCGATTAGCGAGGTTAAAAAAGAATTCGAGCGGATGATGAGATTAGATTCTAATAATGTTTGGGTGCTGAATGCTTTAGGAAATTATTATTTAGAGTTACCAGAAGTTTTAGGCGGTGATCCCAATAAAGCCTTAGCGATATTACATCGAGCTTTGACTATTGACTCCACATATAGTGCGATTTATCTCAGTTTGGCGAAGGTGTATCTGAAACTAAAAGCTTCAGATAAAGCTCTTATGTATTTAAATCGAATGTTAACGCTTAAAAATCCTTATCCAGTTGCCGATTACTTATTAGAACATAAATCCCAAGCCCTAAAATTGCTTCAAGAACTTCGCCGTCGATAAGTTTCTTTTAGCTGGTTGACTATTTTAATTAAGATTATATAATAACTCCGTACGAACGAGAATAAAAGCCGTTTTAATATGATTGCGGCTGCCAAGAGTATTTCAAATTTTTCGATAGTTGGTTATATTAACCGTAGAAAGATTATCACTAATTCTTGTGCTCAAGTTGGCGACTAGGACCATGAGATTATTAATAAATAATTTTACTTAATGAAGGTTGCTAAATTAAAAATAAATTATAGAGTAATTGATATTTTACAATTAAATCAATTTATAGGTTCAATTTTACGCGGTGCTTTCGGGTATATTTTTCGAAAAATTACTTGTCCCAATAAAAATCAAAGATGCTCGGACTGTTTATTAAAGTCAAAATGTATCTATCTTTATATTTTCGAAACCCCGAGGCCTGAAAATTCTCAAATTATGCGTAAATATGAAAGCATTCCTCGCCCGTTTATTATTGAGCCGCCCCTCAATAATAAGCAGATATATAAACCGGGTGAAAATTTTATCTTCAATTTAATTTTAATTGGTAGGGCTATTGAATATATTCCATATTTTATCTATACCTTAGAGGAAATTGGGAACTACGGCATTGGCAAAAATCGCGGTCACATGTCCCTTGTTTCGATAACCCAGGGGTTAAGAAAAATTTATAATGGTGGTGACCGCAAAATTCTTGCTAACATTATACCTCAAAAGTTGTCATTGACCAAGCCTCGAAAACCGATAAAAAAAATAACGATTAAATTTCTTACACCATTCAGGATTATATATCAAGAAAAACTGACCCAGAGTTTAGATTTCCATGTCTTAATTCGAAGTCTTTTACGGCGCATTGGTCTTTTGTCTTATTTTCACGCCGACGAGCCATATAAAATTGATTTTAAATACTTAATTTCAAAGGCCGAAAAAATTCAAACCATCAAGGCCAACCTAATGTTTCAGGAGCAGTATCGATATTCTACCCGTCAACAGCAACGAATATCAATTGCTGGGATGATTGGCGAGTTTACATATCAAGGGGACTTGACAGAATTTTTACCTTACCTTAAAATAGGGGAAGTTGTTCATGTGGGCAAAGGAACAGTTTTTGGCATGGGGAAATATAAGCTGGAGGTGATGGAATGAACGATGAATTGGTCCCTGAAATGCACGATTTATTGAAATTGACAAAATATGGACATCTTGATAGTGATGAAAAGTTAAAAGATTTCCAGAAATTTAGAGATTATATCCCCGATAATAAAACTTGGCAAGGCATAATTGGTCATCATTTCTTTGACGAAAATCCTAACTATCCTACGACCCCGGACCTTTTTATTCTTTCGACTGCCGATCATCTTGCTTCGGGTATTTCGCGGGAAAGCGAACGAAGAATTGGTGATGTCTATAATGTTTATAAACTATGGAATCCACCGGTACAGAATATTGACCCTAGACTACAAAACGACAGTGATATTATAGAGTTACTTAAATTTGCTAATAGAAATCCTTCTGGTGAAGATTTTCTAAATAAATACAAAGATTTACTTAAAACAAGAACTGAAGATGCTGGCAAAGGGAAAAATATATCATCATTGTATACACACAGTCTTTTAACTGGCAAGTTTTACCGTATATTAAAGAACTCACCTGCCTATAGTATTAACGAAAAGGATTTATGTAAACACAAGTCTGAAGTAAAAAGTCTTCAAGAGAGAAAAGAAATTCAAGAATGGAAGATGTATGTAATAAGATGTAAGGTTAAGTTTAAGCAGAGGCCGCTAAGAACAAAAGACCTGAATATTTTTTCTGTAATACATCAACTATTTAATGATTTAAAAGAAACCTGTGCGGATAATATATTTTTTATGAGTAGTGACGAATTGGTTATGTTTTTTCCTGATGCAAATTCAGCACGAACAAAAATTGAAAAACTTCTTAAATTCGGATTTTATCTTGAGGCAATTAGTACAGAACGACGACTTAACGAAATTACAAATCCAAGATGGATTGCTGAATATGGTGCAAAGGAATATATTTGGCAAAATTTACCCGCCTCTATTAAGCCTCCAATATGTGAAATCTGTCAGACAGCGAAAGCAATCAAGCATTGGCCAATAGATTACATTCTTGAAACAAAAAAAGTTTGTGCTAACTGTCGAAATGTATTGTCTGAATTATCGCTAGATGAAGCCTTTACGCATTTGTGTGAAGAAGACAGACAAAAATTATGGGATGTAACAGAAGATACTGCTACCGAAAATTTATGCGAAAATTGTTATAAAATCCGTGCCAACGGTGTAAAGTTATTAAAACTTAGAAATTGGACAGAATCCGGCAACACAAAGGTTGTATGGCTAAAAGTAAGTTTAGATTTTGGTCAATTAAGAGATGCGCTTAATAATTTATACAAAAAATATTTAAATAAACTTGGTATTACTGACGAAGATGCTCAAGTTAGATTTCCGGTTATTAGTGAATTTCAAGAAGATTATAAAGAATTTATTGATAATTTTAAACAAAACATCACCAAGTTTTTTACTGAAGAAAACATTGAATTTATTAGTGAAGATTTAATGTGTATCAAAATTGAAAAACTTTCAGAAATGTTGAAAGTATTAGAAATTTATAATAATCTTATTGATAAGTTCTTCCCTAAATTTAAGGATAAAGATATATCGCCAAGTCCAATTAGAATAACTTTAGTTGCCAGTAATTCAAAATTTCCATTCTTTGAAGTGTGGGACATTATGGAAAATGCTCAAGAAGACGTTTTGGTCGTACTAATTAATCGTGGAATGATGAAAATAAGATTATGTAATATTGATGCTATCGTTACAGCATATCAAGAAGGTTATAAATTTCAGAAGAGTGCATTAGAAAAACTTGCCCGAATAGCTGAAATATCAGAAGAACTTGCCCAAATAACCGCTCAGGATAAAAACAATAAGGATTATCCCACCTATGAAAATATGACACATCTCGGCTTGGATTTTAAAAGTCTGCTTACTTTTGCCAAGATCATGGAGGATTGATGAGGGTTATCGAATATACTTTAACTGCGGAAACTTTATATATGGGCGAAAGAGAGAAGGCGGGTATATTTAAGCCGTGTTGCCAAACAATTCGGTACAGTCAAATTACTGGTGCTTTACGCCATAAGTTTGGGAATCAAGAAATACATGCGGTTGGTTATCTGGTTAAAGAAAATGGTTATAATCAGGTCGATTATTTAGTCTATTCTCCGCGGGAACGAGTAACTGAAACAAGTAAAATTCCCTTACAAGTAGAATTTTTACGTAATGTAAAAGCAAAAGTTTTTGTACTTGAAAACGATGCGACAAAAGACCTCCCGAATGAATTTGAGATTTTAATGGGTGGAATGCTTTCGAAAGGGTTTGGTTTATGCAAACTTACTAAAAATAAAACATTTGAAGCAGGCAATCCCAATCGAGGTATTCTAAAGACGAGAATTCCTATAGAACCTGAAAAATATTATAAAGAAATTTTTGATATAAGAAAAATATTAAAGCCAATTTATGGTTATCTTTTTGAACCCGACAAAACCGATCCTTCAACCGGGAAATATGTTTTATCCCTGTTTGAAGGGAGCGAAATAGTCGCGCCCGATTTTTTAATTGAAAGGGGGAAAAATGGATGAGGTTGATGAAATTATAGAACAAATCAAAAATGATTCTACACTAAAAGGGAATGAATTTTCATCTTCTATACTTAACGCTCTTGGTGAAATATTTGAAGAAAAAGGTGTTGGTGCATCAAAGGTATTTCTTTTATCAAAATTTAACGAAGATGACAATGAAAGGAAGAGATTACTAAAAGTGATATCAATTTTAGAAAAGTCTTCAGCAATAATGC comes from candidate division WOR-3 bacterium and encodes:
- a CDS encoding BatA domain-containing protein; this translates as MHFGAPKFLLLLPLVLIPILLHLIHRMRLRTIDYSSLYFLTSVERKRFNVIQLKEILLLVVRTMFILFLVLSLARPYLLKALGFKKHSVSRVVILDDSYSMRYKNVFSRAKDELQTIANQTTRSSELAIITSSLYINSGFVSDPKKLNLIIDSIKPTYCHNTLAPAFYKALFVLKNAIYSSKELYIITDLQQRAVGELIDLLSNQTTRLNLSREFPFFDDLTIIIIDVGEKNPRNVGIEEVYLTPPLPSLDMQVTLTVKIKNYSDEPTQRTVNLLLNHQDFTTNHRLTSESLLFEEQTQINLGSFETKNLSFNITLNKPGTYKLRVALNRDSLAPDDRYFYLWPIMPKPRVLLVGKSDNDFYYLKLSLASYFEITSITPQELVKENLGQYSVIALSFPQDFSSQELTRIKNYLLGGGALFISCFGESKTEWWKSLGLNFNGFGYLHTGLSGGFVYISRIDTLHPITQIFKSATLNDAKFYSYWALDSSPAQNVLAYFSSGKPFLISLNNGRVIISTAKFSPEYTNFVFKAPFPALMHRIFSVLAQNQLGYIYKIGDTILLPAPTLSPVKITTPKREYFEVPFKAESGSDTRYLIKLTDTQDPGFYQIGNAHFAINVLPDEGNLNRGSLSDLKKHKLKVIPAITERETDLTFLMFLISLGFVILELIILLK
- a CDS encoding DUF58 domain-containing protein, producing MENYRRFLQPEVIVKLKTIELKARLVVEGFLAGLHRSTYKGYAQEFAEYRAYQPGDELKRIDWKVYAKTDRFYVKEFVEETNLKAYLLIDASGSMQYGSNGISKLNYAQFLAASLAYLLIKQRDSVGLVVFTSKINKYLPPRSKPDHLNALLQTIDKITPGGDTNLANTFHELAEKIKRRGLVIIISDLLDDKNAVLSALKHFRHKKHEVLVFHILDPNELKLAYNEPVILKDLETGSTIRIDPRIIRKDYQKAVIDYFSGFKQECREHLIDYLQITTDMPLDRSLLEYLQKRSRLG
- a CDS encoding TetR/AcrR family transcriptional regulator, giving the protein MNNKEIRREQILKAATEVFARYGLSKTTIEDIAKEAGVGKSSIYYYFENKDEIFKAVIEEQVRAVQEKIKNAIENVSDPVDKLKTFAITRMKCFREVAHVYEHVFKEEYLKHYEYIQNIRKSYDEAELQLLKQILAEGVEKGVFKIKDLDLVSFVIMVGIKGLEYEWATIPEAQKIEEDSEKLFEILLHGILK
- a CDS encoding MMPL family transporter translates to MVRRWSKLVVVLAVLVTLVMGVFLKDIKINSNLSGYLPRGDSLVMLFNYIGNEYRGNYLAIAAIEADDVFRNEILKQINIISQKLKTQEGVAGVLSLTNITDIKKTPEGIEVGNIVNENRLPETESELLAFKHYVLSKELYRGHIVSADARSTLIVIRLWEDVDQIKVLSQIKSIINEHTPRTRVYFAGLPFQVLEINRLIRKDLLLLVPLVALVIAGVLFINFRTLAGVLIPLITVGVGIIVTLGLMSIFKVPLTIISNIIPVVLFTVGSAYSIHVLAKLNEILSPEETFLALKGVIKPVTLSAITTAIGFLAFIFGSYLPIIRDFGIFSALGTLILCGLSLTLTPALWVLFNKSHRVIKSPTETTSLKIWRNSFHFILKRKRVVAFGVILTVLVCGFYISKITRASDFITYFRPKTQIRIADQFMNQTFGGSIPLQILVRGDILSPEVLTRIKALSDSLMTIENLSRPQSIVDLIKEASYAIGEEKEIPDSKDKIANLWFLLEGEELTAQMVSPRCDEAIITVMVTGLNNYQRKAIINRIQHFIDQLKSKEIDFYIIGSPLIYDKLDRSLIKSQIQSIFIATVLLLIILSLLTRSFIKGLGGIIPIILTLVVLLGFMGIVKIPLDIATVLVASISLGIGIDYVIHFLARYEKELKNNLSPYNAVINTTESAGWAILVNVLSVTLGFLVLIFAQLIPLARFGVLLAVTMLCAGLSSLNILPLIILKIYQRGGKT
- a CDS encoding outer membrane lipoprotein-sorting protein, translated to MKLPIKFLMLGFLIITNITLYSKDLTAEEILYRIDACLNAPHDQQMKMKLIIEENSRAESSEVFIIQKGTEKRLGKFLAPATKKGIGFLCLPNNVTYVYLPAYKKVRRIASQVKNTKFAGTDFTYEDLENKRYALSWQAQILKHDSGYYYLELTPKKNTVTFYSKLVLVVNTQNYYPVEIDYYDKSGRLYKKMRATKLENIGGFWVAKESVMEDFLTKRKTKMVLEDVKFNIGISDDKFTERYLAQ